From Oryctolagus cuniculus chromosome 17, mOryCun1.1, whole genome shotgun sequence, a single genomic window includes:
- the LOC100355821 gene encoding intercellular adhesion molecule 1 isoform X1: MTPRSGGRTSRERSCGGQEHADGRCRNCTFLYLQTLVFLLKMYILFGVWGRLASLPRPGSSEELFEVSLWPNQTLVEFGQPLMVNCSTTCPEPGPGGIETLLKKTQVDKGPQWKEFLLEDVTENSVLQCFFSCAGIQKDTSLGITVYKPPERVILELQPAWVAVDEAFTVKCHVPSVAPLENLTLTLLQGNQELHRKNFLNLALASQRAEVTISVRAKRENDRCNFSCHAELDLSSQGGGLLNGSSAIKVLRIFEFSESPQIWGSSLLEVGVAETVSCELAGVFPAGEVTFHMFLGDQELNPFLSWEGDTAWANATIRAMETGALELSCLVALGLMEQKTRQPVHVYSFPPPVLEIEDSYPLAGTDVNVTCSGHVLSSPSPTIRLQGATDLPAPGDPAWLLLTAREEDDGRNFSCEAFLEVQGRQLIKTAVTQLHVFYEPRLEESSCPSNQTWVEGMEQVLACVPKGNPTPALVCTWNGIIFDPEVPQKAAKNHTGIYCCTATNKLGSVSKDIAIVVEGLEEGISSSIFLIIIAALGVGVITIALYLNYGPCKIKRRRLRYRPKEGKEEESQLAAQQAEKCSPRNC; this comes from the exons ATGACCCCGAGGAGCGGTGGCCGGACCAGCCGGGAACGGTCCTGCGGAGGCCAGGAGCACGCTGATGGCCGCTGCCGG AACTGCACCTTCCTTTATCTCCAGACTTTGGTCTTTCTCCTGAAGATGTACATTCTGTTTGGTGTCTGGGGCCGGCTGGCCTCCCTCCCTCGCCCAg GGTCCTCAGAGGAGCTATTTGAGGTTTCTCTCTGGCCAAATCAGACCCTAGTGGAGTTTGGACAACCCCTAATGGTCAACTGCAGCACCACCTGTCCAGAACCAGGGCCCGGCGGAATCGAGACCTTGTTGAAGAAAACCCAGGTGGACAAAGGGCCCCAGTGGAAGGAATTTCTCCTAGAGGATGTCACAGAGAATTCTGTCCTGCAGTGCTTCTTCTCTTGTGCAGGGATCCAGAAAGACACAAGCCTTGGCATTACTGTATATA AGCCACCAGAGCGGGTGATCTTGGAGCTGCAGCCTGCATGGGTGGCCGTGGATGAAGCTTTTACAGTGAAGTGCCACGTGCCCAGTGTGGCACCCCTGGAGAACCTCACCCTTACCCTTCTCCAGGGTAATCAAGAACTGCACAGAAAGAACTTTCTGAACTTGGCTCTTGCCTCCCAAAGAGCCGAAGTCACCATCAGTGTCAGAGCAAAAAGGGAGAATGACAGGTGCAACTTCTCCTGCCATGCAGAACTGGATTTGAGTTCACAAGGTGGAGGGCTTTTAAATGGCAGCTCAGCCATCAAAGTACTCCGGATCTTTG AATTCTCGGAGAGCCCCCAGATCTGGGGCTCTTCACTTCTGGAAGTTGGGGTGGCAGAGACTGTGAGCTGTGAGCTGGCTGGAGTGTTTCCAGCCGGAGAAGTTACGTTCCACATGTTCCTGGGTGATCAGGAACTGAACCCTTTCCTCTCCTGGGAGGGTGACACGGCGTGGGCCAATGCCACCATTCGGGCCATGGAGACTGGCGCGCTGGAGCTATCTTGCCTTGTAGCTCTGGGTCTGATGGAACAGAAAACAAGACAACCAGTGCACGTCTACA GCTTCCCTCCACCAGTCCTGGAGATAGAAGATTCATACCCACTGGCAGGGACAGATGTTAATGTCACATGCTCAGGGCATGTATTATCATCACCCAGCCCTACTATTCGACTTCAGGGGGCCACAGATCTCCCTGCCCCTGGGGATCCTGCCTGGCTTCTACTTACTGCCAGGGAAGAAGATGATGGCCGAAATTTCTCCTGTGAGGCATTTTTGGAGGTGCAAGGTCGGCAATTGATTAAAACCGCTGTGACCCAGCTGCATGTGTTCT ATGAGCCACGGTTAGAAGAATCTAGTTGCCCTAGCAACCAgacatgggtggaagggatggAGCAGGTGCTTGCCTGTGTTCCGAAGGGAAATCCAACCCCGGCCCTGGTGTGTACTTGGAATGGGATCATCTTCGACCCAGAAGTGCCACAGAAGGCAGCCAAGAACCACACTGGAATCTACTGCTGCACGGCCACCAACAAGCTGGGTTCTGTCAGCAAAGACATTGCTATCGTTGTTGAAG GACTGGAGGAAGGAATCAGCTCCAGCATCTTCCTTATCATTATTGCCGCCCTGGGAGTGGGCGTGATCACCATCGCTCTGTATCTGAACTACGGGCCCTGCAAAATAAAGAGGAGGAGACTGCGCTACAGGCCGAAAGAGGGCAAAGAGGAGGAGAGCCAGCTTGCTGCTCAGCAGGCAGAGAAGTGCAGCCCACGTAATTGTTGA
- the LOC100356068 gene encoding somatotropin isoform X1, translating to MMARVSASGDSEAKGPESTGLVERRRARLWRSAPLAEQAEDRLPEPQSAPLQNGTIPPSKDDGEGLVREGRGMLFALDELFAGSWTAGLLAFALLCLPWPQEASAFPAMPLSSLFANAVLRAQHLHQLAADTYKEFERAYIPEGQRYSIQNAQAAFCFSETIPAPTGKDEAQQRSDMELLRFSLLLIQSWLGPVQFLSRAFTNTLVFGTSDRVYEKLKDLEEGIQALMRELEDGSPRVGQLLKQTYDKFDTNLRGDDALLKNYGLLSCFKKDLHKAETYLRVMKCRRFVESSCVF from the exons ATGATGGCCAGGGTCTCTGCATCAGGGGACTCAGAAGCTAAAGGCCCTGAGTCCACAGGGCTGGTGGAACGCAGGCGAGCAAGGCTGTGGAGATCGGCGCCCTTGGCTGAGCAGGCTGAGGACAGACTCCCCGAGCCTCAGTCtgcccctctgcaaaatgggACGATACCTCCTTCAAAAGATGACGGTGAGGGTCTCGTGAGAGAAGGCAGAGGCATGCTCTTTGCACTTGATGAGCTCTTTGCAG gCTCTTGGACCGCAGGCCTCCTGGCTTTcgccctgctctgcctgccctgGCCTCAGGAGGCCAGCGCCTTCCCAGCCATGCCCTTGTCCAGCCTGTTTGCCAACGCCGTGCTCCGCGCCCAGCACCTGCACCAGCTGGCTGCTGACACCTACAAAGAGTTT GAGCGCGCCTACATCCCGGAGGGGCAGCGCTACTCCATCCAGAACGCCCAGGCTGCCTTCTGCTTCTCAGAGACCATCCCGGCCCCCACGGGCAAAGACGAGGCCCAGCAGAGATCG GACATGGAGCTGCTCCGCTTCTCGCTGCTGCTCatccagtcctggctggggcCCGTGCAGTTCCTCAGCAGGGCCTTCACCAACACCCTGGTGTTTGGCACCTCGGACCGCGTCTACGAGAAGTTGAAGGACCTGGAGGAAGGCATCCAAGCCCTGATGCGG GAGCTGGAAGACGGCAGCCCCCGGGTTGGGCAGCTCCTCAAGCAAACCTACGACAAGTTTGACACAAACCTGCGCGGCGACGACGCACTGCTCAAGAACTACGGGCTGCTGTCCTGCTTCAAGAAGGACCTGCACAAGGCTGAGACCTACCTGCGGGTGATGAAGTGTCGCCGCTTCGTGGAGAGCAGCTGCGTCTTCTAG
- the LOC100355821 gene encoding intercellular adhesion molecule 5 isoform X3, whose translation MVNCSTTCPEPGPGGIETLLKKTQVDKGPQWKEFLLEDVTENSVLQCFFSCAGIQKDTSLGITVYKPPERVILELQPAWVAVDEAFTVKCHVPSVAPLENLTLTLLQGNQELHRKNFLNLALASQRAEVTISVRAKRENDRCNFSCHAELDLSSQGGGLLNGSSAIKVLRIFEFSESPQIWGSSLLEVGVAETVSCELAGVFPAGEVTFHMFLGDQELNPFLSWEGDTAWANATIRAMETGALELSCLVALGLMEQKTRQPVHVYSFPPPVLEIEDSYPLAGTDVNVTCSGHVLSSPSPTIRLQGATDLPAPGDPAWLLLTAREEDDGRNFSCEAFLEVQGRQLIKTAVTQLHVFYEPRLEESSCPSNQTWVEGMEQVLACVPKGNPTPALVCTWNGIIFDPEVPQKAAKNHTGIYCCTATNKLGSVSKDIAIVVEGLEEGISSSIFLIIIAALGVGVITIALYLNYGPCKIKRRRLRYRPKEGKEEESQLAAQQAEKCSPRNC comes from the exons ATGGTCAACTGCAGCACCACCTGTCCAGAACCAGGGCCCGGCGGAATCGAGACCTTGTTGAAGAAAACCCAGGTGGACAAAGGGCCCCAGTGGAAGGAATTTCTCCTAGAGGATGTCACAGAGAATTCTGTCCTGCAGTGCTTCTTCTCTTGTGCAGGGATCCAGAAAGACACAAGCCTTGGCATTACTGTATATA AGCCACCAGAGCGGGTGATCTTGGAGCTGCAGCCTGCATGGGTGGCCGTGGATGAAGCTTTTACAGTGAAGTGCCACGTGCCCAGTGTGGCACCCCTGGAGAACCTCACCCTTACCCTTCTCCAGGGTAATCAAGAACTGCACAGAAAGAACTTTCTGAACTTGGCTCTTGCCTCCCAAAGAGCCGAAGTCACCATCAGTGTCAGAGCAAAAAGGGAGAATGACAGGTGCAACTTCTCCTGCCATGCAGAACTGGATTTGAGTTCACAAGGTGGAGGGCTTTTAAATGGCAGCTCAGCCATCAAAGTACTCCGGATCTTTG AATTCTCGGAGAGCCCCCAGATCTGGGGCTCTTCACTTCTGGAAGTTGGGGTGGCAGAGACTGTGAGCTGTGAGCTGGCTGGAGTGTTTCCAGCCGGAGAAGTTACGTTCCACATGTTCCTGGGTGATCAGGAACTGAACCCTTTCCTCTCCTGGGAGGGTGACACGGCGTGGGCCAATGCCACCATTCGGGCCATGGAGACTGGCGCGCTGGAGCTATCTTGCCTTGTAGCTCTGGGTCTGATGGAACAGAAAACAAGACAACCAGTGCACGTCTACA GCTTCCCTCCACCAGTCCTGGAGATAGAAGATTCATACCCACTGGCAGGGACAGATGTTAATGTCACATGCTCAGGGCATGTATTATCATCACCCAGCCCTACTATTCGACTTCAGGGGGCCACAGATCTCCCTGCCCCTGGGGATCCTGCCTGGCTTCTACTTACTGCCAGGGAAGAAGATGATGGCCGAAATTTCTCCTGTGAGGCATTTTTGGAGGTGCAAGGTCGGCAATTGATTAAAACCGCTGTGACCCAGCTGCATGTGTTCT ATGAGCCACGGTTAGAAGAATCTAGTTGCCCTAGCAACCAgacatgggtggaagggatggAGCAGGTGCTTGCCTGTGTTCCGAAGGGAAATCCAACCCCGGCCCTGGTGTGTACTTGGAATGGGATCATCTTCGACCCAGAAGTGCCACAGAAGGCAGCCAAGAACCACACTGGAATCTACTGCTGCACGGCCACCAACAAGCTGGGTTCTGTCAGCAAAGACATTGCTATCGTTGTTGAAG GACTGGAGGAAGGAATCAGCTCCAGCATCTTCCTTATCATTATTGCCGCCCTGGGAGTGGGCGTGATCACCATCGCTCTGTATCTGAACTACGGGCCCTGCAAAATAAAGAGGAGGAGACTGCGCTACAGGCCGAAAGAGGGCAAAGAGGAGGAGAGCCAGCTTGCTGCTCAGCAGGCAGAGAAGTGCAGCCCACGTAATTGTTGA
- the LOC100355821 gene encoding intercellular adhesion molecule 1 isoform X2 → MTPRSGGRTSRERSCGGQEHADGRCRTLVFLLKMYILFGVWGRLASLPRPGSSEELFEVSLWPNQTLVEFGQPLMVNCSTTCPEPGPGGIETLLKKTQVDKGPQWKEFLLEDVTENSVLQCFFSCAGIQKDTSLGITVYKPPERVILELQPAWVAVDEAFTVKCHVPSVAPLENLTLTLLQGNQELHRKNFLNLALASQRAEVTISVRAKRENDRCNFSCHAELDLSSQGGGLLNGSSAIKVLRIFEFSESPQIWGSSLLEVGVAETVSCELAGVFPAGEVTFHMFLGDQELNPFLSWEGDTAWANATIRAMETGALELSCLVALGLMEQKTRQPVHVYSFPPPVLEIEDSYPLAGTDVNVTCSGHVLSSPSPTIRLQGATDLPAPGDPAWLLLTAREEDDGRNFSCEAFLEVQGRQLIKTAVTQLHVFYEPRLEESSCPSNQTWVEGMEQVLACVPKGNPTPALVCTWNGIIFDPEVPQKAAKNHTGIYCCTATNKLGSVSKDIAIVVEGLEEGISSSIFLIIIAALGVGVITIALYLNYGPCKIKRRRLRYRPKEGKEEESQLAAQQAEKCSPRNC, encoded by the exons ATGACCCCGAGGAGCGGTGGCCGGACCAGCCGGGAACGGTCCTGCGGAGGCCAGGAGCACGCTGATGGCCGCTGCCGG ACTTTGGTCTTTCTCCTGAAGATGTACATTCTGTTTGGTGTCTGGGGCCGGCTGGCCTCCCTCCCTCGCCCAg GGTCCTCAGAGGAGCTATTTGAGGTTTCTCTCTGGCCAAATCAGACCCTAGTGGAGTTTGGACAACCCCTAATGGTCAACTGCAGCACCACCTGTCCAGAACCAGGGCCCGGCGGAATCGAGACCTTGTTGAAGAAAACCCAGGTGGACAAAGGGCCCCAGTGGAAGGAATTTCTCCTAGAGGATGTCACAGAGAATTCTGTCCTGCAGTGCTTCTTCTCTTGTGCAGGGATCCAGAAAGACACAAGCCTTGGCATTACTGTATATA AGCCACCAGAGCGGGTGATCTTGGAGCTGCAGCCTGCATGGGTGGCCGTGGATGAAGCTTTTACAGTGAAGTGCCACGTGCCCAGTGTGGCACCCCTGGAGAACCTCACCCTTACCCTTCTCCAGGGTAATCAAGAACTGCACAGAAAGAACTTTCTGAACTTGGCTCTTGCCTCCCAAAGAGCCGAAGTCACCATCAGTGTCAGAGCAAAAAGGGAGAATGACAGGTGCAACTTCTCCTGCCATGCAGAACTGGATTTGAGTTCACAAGGTGGAGGGCTTTTAAATGGCAGCTCAGCCATCAAAGTACTCCGGATCTTTG AATTCTCGGAGAGCCCCCAGATCTGGGGCTCTTCACTTCTGGAAGTTGGGGTGGCAGAGACTGTGAGCTGTGAGCTGGCTGGAGTGTTTCCAGCCGGAGAAGTTACGTTCCACATGTTCCTGGGTGATCAGGAACTGAACCCTTTCCTCTCCTGGGAGGGTGACACGGCGTGGGCCAATGCCACCATTCGGGCCATGGAGACTGGCGCGCTGGAGCTATCTTGCCTTGTAGCTCTGGGTCTGATGGAACAGAAAACAAGACAACCAGTGCACGTCTACA GCTTCCCTCCACCAGTCCTGGAGATAGAAGATTCATACCCACTGGCAGGGACAGATGTTAATGTCACATGCTCAGGGCATGTATTATCATCACCCAGCCCTACTATTCGACTTCAGGGGGCCACAGATCTCCCTGCCCCTGGGGATCCTGCCTGGCTTCTACTTACTGCCAGGGAAGAAGATGATGGCCGAAATTTCTCCTGTGAGGCATTTTTGGAGGTGCAAGGTCGGCAATTGATTAAAACCGCTGTGACCCAGCTGCATGTGTTCT ATGAGCCACGGTTAGAAGAATCTAGTTGCCCTAGCAACCAgacatgggtggaagggatggAGCAGGTGCTTGCCTGTGTTCCGAAGGGAAATCCAACCCCGGCCCTGGTGTGTACTTGGAATGGGATCATCTTCGACCCAGAAGTGCCACAGAAGGCAGCCAAGAACCACACTGGAATCTACTGCTGCACGGCCACCAACAAGCTGGGTTCTGTCAGCAAAGACATTGCTATCGTTGTTGAAG GACTGGAGGAAGGAATCAGCTCCAGCATCTTCCTTATCATTATTGCCGCCCTGGGAGTGGGCGTGATCACCATCGCTCTGTATCTGAACTACGGGCCCTGCAAAATAAAGAGGAGGAGACTGCGCTACAGGCCGAAAGAGGGCAAAGAGGAGGAGAGCCAGCTTGCTGCTCAGCAGGCAGAGAAGTGCAGCCCACGTAATTGTTGA
- the LOC100355821 gene encoding intercellular adhesion molecule 1 isoform X4, with translation MTPRSGGRTSRERSCGGQEHADGRCRNCTFLYLQTLVFLLKMYILFGVWGRLASLPRPGSSEELFEVSLWPNQTLVEFGQPLMVNCSTTCPEPGPGGIETLLKKTQVDKGPQWKEFLLEDVTENSVLQCFFSCAGIQKDTSLGITVYKFSESPQIWGSSLLEVGVAETVSCELAGVFPAGEVTFHMFLGDQELNPFLSWEGDTAWANATIRAMETGALELSCLVALGLMEQKTRQPVHVYSFPPPVLEIEDSYPLAGTDVNVTCSGHVLSSPSPTIRLQGATDLPAPGDPAWLLLTAREEDDGRNFSCEAFLEVQGRQLIKTAVTQLHVFYEPRLEESSCPSNQTWVEGMEQVLACVPKGNPTPALVCTWNGIIFDPEVPQKAAKNHTGIYCCTATNKLGSVSKDIAIVVEGLEEGISSSIFLIIIAALGVGVITIALYLNYGPCKIKRRRLRYRPKEGKEEESQLAAQQAEKCSPRNC, from the exons ATGACCCCGAGGAGCGGTGGCCGGACCAGCCGGGAACGGTCCTGCGGAGGCCAGGAGCACGCTGATGGCCGCTGCCGG AACTGCACCTTCCTTTATCTCCAGACTTTGGTCTTTCTCCTGAAGATGTACATTCTGTTTGGTGTCTGGGGCCGGCTGGCCTCCCTCCCTCGCCCAg GGTCCTCAGAGGAGCTATTTGAGGTTTCTCTCTGGCCAAATCAGACCCTAGTGGAGTTTGGACAACCCCTAATGGTCAACTGCAGCACCACCTGTCCAGAACCAGGGCCCGGCGGAATCGAGACCTTGTTGAAGAAAACCCAGGTGGACAAAGGGCCCCAGTGGAAGGAATTTCTCCTAGAGGATGTCACAGAGAATTCTGTCCTGCAGTGCTTCTTCTCTTGTGCAGGGATCCAGAAAGACACAAGCCTTGGCATTACTGTATATA AATTCTCGGAGAGCCCCCAGATCTGGGGCTCTTCACTTCTGGAAGTTGGGGTGGCAGAGACTGTGAGCTGTGAGCTGGCTGGAGTGTTTCCAGCCGGAGAAGTTACGTTCCACATGTTCCTGGGTGATCAGGAACTGAACCCTTTCCTCTCCTGGGAGGGTGACACGGCGTGGGCCAATGCCACCATTCGGGCCATGGAGACTGGCGCGCTGGAGCTATCTTGCCTTGTAGCTCTGGGTCTGATGGAACAGAAAACAAGACAACCAGTGCACGTCTACA GCTTCCCTCCACCAGTCCTGGAGATAGAAGATTCATACCCACTGGCAGGGACAGATGTTAATGTCACATGCTCAGGGCATGTATTATCATCACCCAGCCCTACTATTCGACTTCAGGGGGCCACAGATCTCCCTGCCCCTGGGGATCCTGCCTGGCTTCTACTTACTGCCAGGGAAGAAGATGATGGCCGAAATTTCTCCTGTGAGGCATTTTTGGAGGTGCAAGGTCGGCAATTGATTAAAACCGCTGTGACCCAGCTGCATGTGTTCT ATGAGCCACGGTTAGAAGAATCTAGTTGCCCTAGCAACCAgacatgggtggaagggatggAGCAGGTGCTTGCCTGTGTTCCGAAGGGAAATCCAACCCCGGCCCTGGTGTGTACTTGGAATGGGATCATCTTCGACCCAGAAGTGCCACAGAAGGCAGCCAAGAACCACACTGGAATCTACTGCTGCACGGCCACCAACAAGCTGGGTTCTGTCAGCAAAGACATTGCTATCGTTGTTGAAG GACTGGAGGAAGGAATCAGCTCCAGCATCTTCCTTATCATTATTGCCGCCCTGGGAGTGGGCGTGATCACCATCGCTCTGTATCTGAACTACGGGCCCTGCAAAATAAAGAGGAGGAGACTGCGCTACAGGCCGAAAGAGGGCAAAGAGGAGGAGAGCCAGCTTGCTGCTCAGCAGGCAGAGAAGTGCAGCCCACGTAATTGTTGA
- the LOC100356068 gene encoding somatotropin precursor: protein MAAGSWTAGLLAFALLCLPWPQEASAFPAMPLSSLFANAVLRAQHLHQLAADTYKEFERAYIPEGQRYSIQNAQAAFCFSETIPAPTGKDEAQQRSDMELLRFSLLLIQSWLGPVQFLSRAFTNTLVFGTSDRVYEKLKDLEEGIQALMRELEDGSPRVGQLLKQTYDKFDTNLRGDDALLKNYGLLSCFKKDLHKAETYLRVMKCRRFVESSCVF from the exons ATGGCTGCAG gCTCTTGGACCGCAGGCCTCCTGGCTTTcgccctgctctgcctgccctgGCCTCAGGAGGCCAGCGCCTTCCCAGCCATGCCCTTGTCCAGCCTGTTTGCCAACGCCGTGCTCCGCGCCCAGCACCTGCACCAGCTGGCTGCTGACACCTACAAAGAGTTT GAGCGCGCCTACATCCCGGAGGGGCAGCGCTACTCCATCCAGAACGCCCAGGCTGCCTTCTGCTTCTCAGAGACCATCCCGGCCCCCACGGGCAAAGACGAGGCCCAGCAGAGATCG GACATGGAGCTGCTCCGCTTCTCGCTGCTGCTCatccagtcctggctggggcCCGTGCAGTTCCTCAGCAGGGCCTTCACCAACACCCTGGTGTTTGGCACCTCGGACCGCGTCTACGAGAAGTTGAAGGACCTGGAGGAAGGCATCCAAGCCCTGATGCGG GAGCTGGAAGACGGCAGCCCCCGGGTTGGGCAGCTCCTCAAGCAAACCTACGACAAGTTTGACACAAACCTGCGCGGCGACGACGCACTGCTCAAGAACTACGGGCTGCTGTCCTGCTTCAAGAAGGACCTGCACAAGGCTGAGACCTACCTGCGGGTGATGAAGTGTCGCCGCTTCGTGGAGAGCAGCTGCGTCTTCTAG